TTCTTTCTTTTTGAACTAATCACGCAACTTTTCAGTGCAAATATTGTAACTATCATTCACTTTGAAGAGGAAGCGAAATATTACATTTCAAGTACTGGTAATAGTTAATAACTGTAACTAAAAGTTCAGTTTGTCTGGTGTCTGTGGGTCAATACTATACATTGCATACCTCGTGGGGCACTTATATTTAAAAGGATTGTGAGCAAGGGTCGGTGTACCACATTGTACTCTTTAAAGGCATTTAAATCTGCAAGTGCTATTTAATGTGCATTAGGAAGTGCTATGCTGCGCCAGGACTTTAAACCAAACAACATGGCAACTCTTTGCTTTTGATTGGCTGACTGAAATGAGAGGTTGTGCTTCGGCTGTTGATGAAATGTCGACTCTTCCCGTTCAAAGTGTGAACGCAAGAAGAAAGGATTCGGAAGGAAGTAACGGGAAGGTCAAGGTTTCTTCCCTATTGTCACTGTTTCACATCACAGCTTAAACTCCCAGGTTTTGATGACAGCCTCAGCATTTGCATGGTGTGTTGGAATGTAATTTTTATGTTCCGCTCACTCTTCTGACATGGAAGCCATTTTGATTTCCGGATGCTGGCCCGTGAAAtgtaaacgttttttttttttttttacagaaaaatgGAATCTTGTGACACATCGACAAGATGTATTTCTTGGTAGAAGTGCTGAAGTTGTACAAGAGGTGAGTTGTCAGGGCTTTCACTATACATTTTGCACTCATACTTTCTTGAGAGAGGCGTGGTTTGGAATTGTCTATCAGCAAGCGCACCTCCTTCATAATCTCAGGCTCTTTTCCACCTTCGTCAGAGTATCGAAATAGAACTCTCCATTTTCAGAATAGAAATGGCAATCTTGGAAAAGATATAATGCCATTTGGTTCCAATCCCTCTGATAATGACACCTACATGAATTTGCAAACACATGTTCACAAAAAAATGGGATTGAATCACATGTTCATATGTTGGCAAAAGAAAAAAGGTTTCTACCAGAGAATATTATtaacaaacataaatatatatacaagTGTTTGTTCAGGCATATGTGAGAATGAGTGTGTAGGATATGTGTGAATGAATGAAGCTGTGTATGCATGTGTTTATGCCTTATAATTGTCCATAAATATCACTTTGATTTCTATAATTCATTTTGGAATATCCTTTTCTTGTTTACAAATGTTCATGAAAGTCCACTTGAAGCACATGCAGTCTCAACTCAAGCGCATCCACACTCCTCCACGATCATATTGGGTACGTCTCTCTTGACGATGTTGTATTCATCGTCGAAGTAGAGCATTGACATGGTGCTGAGCTTGGTGGGGATGCAACAGGAGTTCATGGAGCCGGGGCTCATGCCTCTCATCCGGTACTGATTGACCACTGCAGTGTGGAAGGACGACGCCGACCCTGGCACCCCCGCCATGTACGCTGGACAGTTGCCCTCGCAGTAGTTCCCAAAGTACCCCGACGGCGCGATGATCCAGTCGTTCCAGCCGATGAGGCGGAAGTCTACGTAGAACTGCTGCCTGCAGCACAGGCTACTGCTCCCGTCACACTCCAGCCCCCTCTTCCTGATGCGGTGCTTGTTGTCCGCTTGCCGGGCCTGTACGACTAGAAACGGCCTGTGGGACTCGTCGTTCTGGTTCACGAGGATCGGGAAGACCGCCAGGTCCTCGCAGCCCTCACAGCGCACGTCCAGGTTCTGCCGCCGGCCGCCCTTCTCGAACACCATCTGGATAGCGTTGGTCAGGGGGAAGGTGTGCCAGCCGCTCCTCTTCAGCTCGACACGCTTTTCCACCAGGCTCCACTTGCTGCCAAGGCCAGGCTCCTGGTAGTACACCTTGACTGTGACCTTCCTCCGCTGGCCCTTGTCCAGGGTGTTGGGAAGCAGCCTTAAGTACAGCCAGAGGGTGGCCTGGGTCACGTACAGGTGCTGGTTTCCCTCATTGGAGATCAGGAAGAACAGGCTGGATTTGGATGATACCTGCTCATCTGGgaaagacaggaacagaataGGAAAAGGTCTGTTAAAAGTCAGTTTAAACCTTTAAA
The DNA window shown above is from Oncorhynchus mykiss isolate Arlee chromosome 18, USDA_OmykA_1.1, whole genome shotgun sequence and carries:
- the LOC110495886 gene encoding inhibin beta B chain, whose protein sequence is MINCIIKVALFVACVLSVRCKEAAPGSLNPLPGMETQTVAQEACSSCGIGQPEESGQVDIDFLETVKRHILSRLQMRVRPNITHPIPKAAMVTALRKLHAGKVREDGRVEIPNLDGHATSNANDVLEESSEIISFAETDEQVSSKSSLFFLISNEGNQHLYVTQATLWLYLRLLPNTLDKGQRRKVTVKVYYQEPGLGSKWSLVEKRVELKRSGWHTFPLTNAIQMVFEKGGRRQNLDVRCEGCEDLAVFPILVNQNDESHRPFLVVQARQADNKHRIRKRGLECDGSSSLCCRQQFYVDFRLIGWNDWIIAPSGYFGNYCEGNCPAYMAGVPGSASSFHTAVVNQYRMRGMSPGSMNSCCIPTKLSTMSMLYFDDEYNIVKRDVPNMIVEECGCA